The following are encoded in a window of Gopherus flavomarginatus isolate rGopFla2 chromosome 10, rGopFla2.mat.asm, whole genome shotgun sequence genomic DNA:
- the LOC127058977 gene encoding testis-specific serine/threonine-protein kinase 6-like → MSGGSPGDKVLGNLGYKLGQTLGEGSYSKVRVYKGPLAIKVVDRHRAPPDFVNKFLPRELSILRVIRHPHIVRIFEFIEVCNGKLYIVMEAASTDLLQLVQRLGRLPCVPDAQEIFGQIVGAVRYLHDRNLVHRDLKCENVLLTSDGRRAKLTDFGFGKEARGYPDLSTTYCGSAAYASPEVLLGIPYDAKKYDIWSLGVVLYVMVTGCMPFDDTHILSMPRHQKKGVLYPDGLPPLPEPCKTLIAQLLQFSPASRPGVGQVAKNSWLKGDV, encoded by the coding sequence ATGTcagggggctccccaggggaCAAGGTGCTGGGTAATCTGGGCTACAAGTTGGGCCAGACCCTAGGTGAGGGCAGTTATTCTAAGGTGAGGGTGTACAAAGGCCCACTAGCCATCAAGGTGGTGGATCGACACCGGGCACCCCCCGACTTTGTAAACAAGTTTTTGCCACGGGAACTCTCCATCCTGCGAGTGATCCGGCATCCTCATATTGTACGGATTTTTGAGTTCATCGAGGTCTGCAATGGGAAACTCTACATCGTGATGGAAGCAGCGTCcactgatctgctccagctggtgCAGCGACTGGGGAGACTACCTTGTGTCCCTGATGCCCAGGAAATCTTTGGACAGATCGTGGGTGCCGTGCGCTACCTGCATGACCGGAACCTGGTGCACCGGGACCTCAAGTGTGAGAACGTCTTGCTCACCTCTGATGGCCGCCGGGCAAAGCTCACTGACTTTGGCTTTGGCAAAGAGGCACGTGGCTACCCAGACCTGAGCACCACCTACTGCGGATCAGCTGCCTATGCCTCCCCCGAGGTGCTGCTGGGCATTCCCTATGACGCCAAGAAGTACGACATATGGAGCTTGGGGGTGGTGCTCTATGTGATGGTGACTGGCTGCATGCCCTTCGACGACACCCACATCCTCAGCATGCCCCGCCACCAGAAGAAGGGTGTCCTCTACCCTGATGGTCTTCCtcctctgcctgagccctgcaaaaCCCTCATCGCCCAGCTACTCCAGTTCAGTCCAGCTTCCCGGCCTGGGGTGGGACAAGTGGCCAAGAACAGCTGGCTGAAAGGGGATGTCTAA